A single window of Cytobacillus dafuensis DNA harbors:
- the asnB gene encoding asparagine synthase (glutamine-hydrolyzing) yields MCGFVGFAHANSEIDKKNTINEMMDTIIHRGPDSGESYTDENVAFGFRRLSIIDLSEEAGQPMFNEDKSCVLIFNGEIYNYQELKKDLLEKGHIFKTDTDSEVLIHGYEEYGTDLLQKLRGMFAFAIWDTKKETMLLARDFFGIKPLYYTQNTTDNSFIFGSEIKSFLKNPAFKKELNKDALMPYLTFQYSVLDETFFKGVYKLKPGHYMIYQKGKMEIKQYWNVNFDEKENGLDHYIKQINETMRESVDYHKISDVKVGSFLSGGIDSSYITALLNPNKTFSIGFKDYEGIFNETNLSKELSDILNIENYRKLMNADECFETLPTIQYHMDEPQSNLSSVPLYFLSKLAREHVTVVLSGEGADEIFGGYVWYQKSAKLEKYEKVPYFIRRMLSKVGSALPQNKITTFLVKGGQKIEEKFIGQAKVFEEEDAFKVLKEGYKKGPTVQSITKQVFDQVKGKDDVTKMQYLDLKLWLPGDILLKADKMSMAHSIELRVPFLDKEVMSMASKIPSSLRVNREDTKYALRKASSEVLPDEWANRPKVGFPVPIRFWLQEEKYYNIVKDMFQSDIAKEFFHTDELMRYLDEHYTKKNNYARYIWTVYVFLVWYKKFFKDM; encoded by the coding sequence ATGTGCGGTTTTGTTGGTTTTGCTCACGCAAATTCAGAAATAGATAAAAAGAATACGATAAACGAAATGATGGACACAATCATTCATCGTGGTCCTGACAGTGGAGAATCATATACAGATGAGAATGTTGCATTCGGCTTTAGACGTTTAAGCATCATTGATCTATCAGAAGAAGCTGGTCAGCCGATGTTTAATGAGGATAAAAGCTGTGTTTTAATTTTTAACGGTGAAATCTATAACTATCAAGAATTGAAAAAAGACTTATTAGAGAAAGGCCATATTTTCAAGACTGACACGGATAGTGAAGTGTTAATCCATGGTTATGAGGAGTATGGTACAGATTTATTGCAAAAGCTTAGAGGGATGTTTGCCTTTGCGATCTGGGATACGAAAAAGGAAACAATGCTTTTAGCACGTGATTTCTTTGGAATCAAGCCTCTTTATTATACGCAAAATACAACAGACAACTCCTTTATTTTTGGTTCAGAGATCAAATCCTTTTTAAAGAATCCAGCATTTAAAAAGGAATTAAACAAGGATGCTTTAATGCCATATCTTACTTTCCAATATTCAGTCCTTGATGAAACGTTCTTTAAAGGTGTGTACAAGCTTAAGCCTGGCCACTATATGATTTATCAAAAAGGCAAAATGGAGATTAAGCAGTATTGGAATGTGAATTTTGATGAGAAAGAGAATGGCTTAGATCATTATATTAAGCAAATAAACGAGACAATGCGTGAATCGGTTGACTATCATAAAATCAGTGATGTTAAGGTAGGTTCTTTCCTATCAGGTGGAATCGACTCAAGTTATATTACGGCATTATTGAATCCGAACAAGACATTCTCTATCGGCTTTAAGGATTATGAAGGAATCTTTAATGAAACGAACTTGTCTAAGGAACTATCAGATATTCTTAACATTGAAAACTATCGAAAGCTCATGAATGCTGATGAGTGCTTTGAAACACTGCCAACCATTCAATATCATATGGATGAACCACAATCGAATCTTTCTTCTGTGCCTCTGTACTTTTTATCAAAATTAGCTAGAGAGCATGTAACGGTTGTACTGTCTGGAGAAGGAGCAGATGAGATTTTCGGCGGGTATGTATGGTATCAAAAATCAGCGAAATTAGAAAAATACGAAAAGGTTCCGTACTTTATTAGACGCATGCTTTCAAAGGTAGGAAGCGCCCTCCCGCAAAACAAAATCACAACCTTCCTAGTAAAGGGAGGACAAAAGATAGAAGAGAAGTTTATTGGACAAGCAAAGGTTTTTGAAGAGGAAGATGCCTTTAAAGTATTAAAGGAAGGGTATAAAAAAGGCCCTACTGTACAAAGTATTACGAAACAGGTTTTTGACCAAGTGAAGGGTAAAGATGATGTGACAAAAATGCAATATCTTGACCTAAAGCTATGGCTTCCTGGGGATATCCTTTTAAAGGCTGACAAAATGAGTATGGCTCATTCTATTGAATTACGCGTTCCGTTTTTAGATAAAGAAGTGATGTCTATGGCATCAAAAATTCCAAGTTCTCTTCGAGTTAATCGAGAAGATACGAAGTATGCCTTAAGAAAGGCTTCAAGTGAGGTTCTCCCAGATGAATGGGCAAATCGACCAAAGGTTGGATTCCCTGTACCAATTCGTTTCTGGCTCCAAGAAGAAAAATACTATAATATCGTTAAGGATATGTTCCAATCCGATATTGCAAAGGAATTCTTCCATACTGACGAGCTGATGAGATATTTGGATGAACATTATACGAAAAAGAATAATTATGCTAGATATATTTGGACAGTATACGTTTTCCTTGTATGGTATAAAAAGTTCTTTAAAGATATGTAA